A window from Drosophila nasuta strain 15112-1781.00 chromosome 3, ASM2355853v1, whole genome shotgun sequence encodes these proteins:
- the LOC132791417 gene encoding uncharacterized protein LOC132791417, protein MAKLLIVSLCLSVFVLMLIPANAAPSESLSAEVEGDDLSTADSIGYGYYVPGVSSYYSPYYGGSSYYKYGGYSGYGYGGYRGYGRYYRRPIYPVWG, encoded by the exons ATGGCAAAG CTATTGATAGTCAGTCTGTGCTtgagtgtttttgttttgatgcTGATTCCAGCCAATGCGGCACCTTCAGAG AGTTTGTCAGCCGAAGTTGAGGGCGATGACCTCTCCACAGCAGACAGTATTGGATATGGATACTATGTACCAGGAGTTTCCTCCTATTACAGTCCCTATTACGGCGGCAGCAGTTACTATAAATACGGCGGATACAGTGGATATGGTTATGGTGGCTACCGAGGCTACGGACGCTACTATCGTCGTCCCATTTATCCAGTTTGGGGTTAA
- the LOC132793329 gene encoding LOW QUALITY PROTEIN: ornithine decarboxylase antizyme (The sequence of the model RefSeq protein was modified relative to this genomic sequence to represent the inferred CDS: deleted 1 base in 1 codon): MQQQEELQPASANSEDQVGDPILSSGFVRRDFNDSGVAGCAAADGKLRTISTSSCATNMSTESYRISLGVGPLWWSDVPVHHRTDHDRASLLTGYSRKSSVDSAGGSLFEASSRASSSSSSSDISDTESHDIHSLCSEDDCQEVLRQILQHDHPVQISIKLHVTEDQSTNWMTILNPTNNILYVAFPTELPPAGSKDTFISLLEFAEDKLEVDGIVMVMRKDQIDCGRLIEAFLFMGFEPLSRKSPKAPPAAVNDNDNYYFLYTIEE, translated from the exons atgcagcaacaagaagaatTGCAACCAGCGTCAGCTAATTCAGAGGATCAAGTTGG CGACCCAATTTTAAGTAGTGGCTTCGTTAGAAGAGACTTTAATGATAGCGGAGTTGCTGgatgtgctgctgctgatggcaAGCTCCGTACCATCTCGACTTCGTCTTGCGCCACGAACATGTCGACTGAATCCTACCGCATCTCTCTCGGCGTAGGGCCTCTGTGGTGGTCC GATGTCCCTGTCCACCACAGAACAGATCACGATAGGGCATCGCTCTTGACGG gCTACAGCCGGAAGTCTTCGGTCGACTCGGCTGGCGGCAGCTTGTTTGAGGCTAGCTCTCGGGCATCGTCATCCTCTTCGTCGTCGGATATCTCTGACACGGAGTCGCACGACATTCATTCGTTGTGCTCGGAGGACGACTGCCAGGAGGTGTTGCGTCAGATCTTGCAGCATGACCATCCGGTGCAAATTTCCATCAAGTTGCACGTCACTGAAGACCAGTCCACCAATTGGATGACGATTTTGAACCCGACCAATAACATCTTGTATGTCGCATTCCCAACTGAATTGCCCCCAGCTGGCTCCAAGGATACGTTCATCTCGCTCTTGGAGTTCGCCGAGGACAAATTGGAGGTGGACGGTATTGTAATGGTTATGCGCAAGGATCAAATCGATTGCGGTCGTTTGATTGAGGCATTCCTATTCATGGGCTTCGAACCACTTTCGAGAAAGTCACCCAAGGCACCACCAGCAGCCGTCAATGATAACGATAACTACTATTTCCTTTATACCATCGAGGAGTAG
- the LOC132793330 gene encoding histidine-rich glycoprotein-like, producing the protein MSKTVFIIATILISVALLTQAAEDSHRPHKHHKRQHSQTVGQHNSHLPEHAKQHLHDLVKEKSNHGPVPVPMAPHHSKANRHGRHHKDGQRKSQKGSRSTKGHQQHVKDAVHKVHQAHGTHTRKHGHGRSHH; encoded by the exons ATGTCTAAAACG GTGTTTATCATTGCAACTATTCTGATTTCCGTTGCGCTGTTGACGCAGGCAGCTGAAGACAGCCATCGGCCACACAAACACCACAAACGTCAGCATTCCCAGACAGTGGGTCAGCATAATTCCCACCTGCCGGAGCATGCCAAGCAACATCTGCACGATCTAGTTAAAGAGAAATCGAATCATGGCCCGGTTCCTGTGCCAATGGCACCACATCACTCCAAGGCGAACCGCCATGGAAGACACCACAAGGATGGTCAGAGGAAGTCACAGAAGGGTTCGAGGTCAACAAAGGGACATCAACAGCATGTGAAAGATGCCGTTCATAAAGTGCATCAAGCCCATGGAACACACACAAGGAAACATGGTCACGGCAGATCGCACCATTAG
- the LOC132793331 gene encoding small nuclear ribonucleoprotein Sm D3 has product MSIGVPIKVLHEAEGHIITCETITGEVYRGKLIEAEDNMNCQMTQITVTYRDGRTANLENVYIRGSKIRFLILPDMLKNAPMFKKQTGKGLGGTAGRGKAAILRAQARGRGRGTGPPGGGRGGGGPPGAPGGGGRGAWQGGPTGGRGRGGL; this is encoded by the exons atgtcGATTGGCGTACCAATTAAAGTTTTGCATGAAGCAGAGGGCCACATTATTACTTGTGAGACAATTACCGGCGAAGTGTATCGCGGCAAACTCATCGAAGCGGAGGACAACATGAATTGCCAAATGACACAGATAACTGTTACCTACAGGGACGGACGCACCGCCAATTTGGAGAATGTATATATTCGCGGATCAAAGATACGTTTTCTCATACTGCCCGACATGTTAAAGAATGCCCCCATGTTTAAAAAGCAGACGGGCAAGGGATTGGGTGGAACAGCGGGTCGCGGCAAAGCAGCGATACTTCGAGCACAGG CGCGAGGTCGTGGCAGAGGAACTGGACCTCCGGGTGGTGGACGAGGAGGTGGTGGTCCACCGGGAGCACCAGGTGGCGGCGGACGAGGTGCCTGGCAGGGCGGCCCCACAGGCGGACGTGGACGCGGCGGCTTGTAA